The genomic stretch tctctACAAAGGTCTGCATTTAAAAGTGcttcaaaacagaaaaaaaaggtcAGAGGCCTCGACTGCAGTGCTCAGCTCAAGAAAATTTGACCTTAACAGTAAACCACTGTTGAACAACTTATTTTccttgcacaaaaaaaaattgcatcgaATGAAAACATCATTGAGCGGGGCTAACGTttacaaagacattttgaatccTCAGAAAAATAACCTGATTCAACAATGTACCAGCAACACTAGTGTTCCATTTCCCTTTAAAACCTAAAGCATGGACACAGTGCAGAATGAATTCATTAACAGGTGCATAAAATTTCTTTATGTATTTTGTGAgaggtggggggaaaaaatggacggtATCCCCCTTTCAAAAAATCTCCAGGTCTAACCCCTTCCAACCCTTCCCCACAAAAAAAAGGGGACACAAGTTCAAAATGTTCCTTCACTTTCTCCTTTCAAGTCTTATTTAGTGGAGCGCCTCCACACAGATCTGCTCCTCTGTAATGTCATCCAACAGTTGCAGTTCCACCGGGCTGCAAATGTCACTGTCATAGACCTCTGCTCCCATTAGGGCCTCTTCCTCTAAGCTATCTCCTTTTCCCTTAAAGCACTGTTGCTCCGAAGGGGATGTGCTCTCTACTGACTCCAAGTCCTCAATTCCTGCACGATAGTGAATCATGAGCAGAGTGAGTGCCTGGAGTCTTTCCCCAGACTTGGATAGCGCCGAAGCGATGAGGACTTTACGCCTGGGATCACTGGTCTCCCTCTCCTCTATTAATAGAGCGTTGTTGTGCTCCAACTCTTGATCGATTTCTTGCTGCAGCTTGTCCAACATCAGCTCCAGTTTTTGGGAACGCTCGTCTGTGGGCAAACCTCGGTAAAGGTCACGGCCTATCTCTTTCACGGCAATGAACACACTATCGTCCAAACCACCCTCCTTGCGGACAAGTTTGCTGCTTCCCCCACTGCCGGAAGGTTGTTTCGAGGGGCTAGCGCCACTCGTGTAGGTCTCTGTGTCGCTGCTTTCGTTGTCCGAGGTGTTTGGAGTATGTTTAGGGGAAGGATCCACAGCTCCGGGCACAGCATCTACCACCTGTTCAACCAGACGCGTCTTAGGGGCCTGGCGTAGGTTGAGAAGGCGGGAGCTAGTGTTGATAATATGGCGAGTTAAGCCAGTGGTGGCGCGATTGATGGTGGATTTGGCCTCAGGGTCAGCTCCTCGGCGTTCTGTTGCCGCCACACAGAGAGGATTTTCTGCAAGGCATTTTTCCTGGCATTTCTTGTGGCAAACATAGGCGCAGATCATACACTGTGAGGCCGCCTTGGTCCAAACCTTCTTTTTGCAATATTCGCACCAGGTAGGGTTTTGGAACTGAGTGTCCTGGAAGTTGTGGCGAACCTCAACAAGCTGCATGGAACCATAGGCCAAGTCATCTCGAGGGGCTGCGGAGATGTTTTCCCTCTCCCGCTCCCTTATATCTTCATCATGGAGACTTCCCTCACGCTCTCTCTCTGTCTGTCCGGGGTAGTCTAATTCATCCCCTGTTAGGTAACAAAAATTCAAAGTAACATCTCCGTAACACAACTTCTCATTGAAGCCTTTGTGAGTGCTGAGGCTGCGTAGTGCAGTGCGACTGACGTTAGCTCTAGGTTCTGGAGGTCCAAGTCTAAATGTGCTCTGATACTCTGCTGAAGATGTTGCCAAACATTCAAGGGCTACATGCTCCAGCTGGAGACTGACATGACCCAGACACAACAAACTGCCCAGCTTAAAGGGATCTTTACACCAAAGAGCCACATTAAGGTACTTATGGTTGCTTTCCACTTCAAATACAACAGAGGCCTTAGGCCAGCGCGTTGTCTGGTTACGAAACATAGATTCCGGAGACTCCCAGAAAGAGTGTTCTTCTAGACTATCCCGTGTGCTGCAAGAACTCTCTGAAACTTTGTCTTTTGCTTGGTCACCCTTGTTACCAGGAAATGATGAGATTGAAACATCATCACTGGACTCTGATGGCCTGGTAGACTTTCCCTCAGTGGGTTTGACACCGCTCTTGTCAGTGCCAGCCATATCATCATTTGTTCCAGTCAGGGGAGCTTTTTCAGGAGATTTTTCAGAAGCGCTGATTGTAGTCGTCACAGTACAAGTGGTGGGAGTTGTGTTTGCGGCAGAATCAACAGTTTCAGTGAAAATAGTTTCTGAGCTTGCAGATGACAATCGTATTTGAGGTCTTGGTGGCACTGGGGGACAAGATGGTGGTGGTGGAGGTGGTATAGCGGGACGTTGCAAACTATCTCCTGAATCATTGTTTGCCTTTTGTCGTGAGGACTTTGGCGATTCTTTAGGTTGGGGCTTTAACGGTGACTGAAGCCCCACTAGGTTTAGCTTACGGTTGAGGATGGGGGATATACTCCCGATAGGTTTAGAAGCCAAGTTGGCCACAGTTTTTTTGGGGCTTTGGCTTACTGTGAGTAAGAAATCATCTTTAGTATCACTGGAGCTGATGGGGCCAACATTCTGGCTGGGTTTGGAGTCCACAATTAACTCTTCAAATTCAGAGTCCATGTCTTTACTGTCAGCTATGTCAGACAGAGTGGTGATGGGGGCCGGGTCTTCTTCGTATCCGCCTGGTTGGGATATGAAACCCGGCTCTTCCATTTGCCCAAATCCCTCCTGAAGAGTTCCCAAGCTTCCGAGGGACGGAGTCTGGTGGCGGACCGGCCTCTCATACAGTACCACTACCCTGTCTCCAGCCTGCTTCAGAAGTTTGGGCACTTGAACTGACGATGTCACTTTGACACCTGtccaaagaaacaaaaatggaTGACTTTGTTTTAATGGACAGAATCTCTCACAGTCCAATTTTATTAAACATCGCAAACCTCCGATTGCGATGAGGCGATCGCCTCGCTGAAGGTCTGCTAAGGCTGCGGGGGAGTTCGGTGTCACCGTCTCGATGCTAACGTGGACTGCATCCCCTTCACTGGCAGGCACATGCCTGAACGTCATTCCCACGCTGCCACACTGCCCCTTGATAACCTCAGTCTGTAatgaaataataacaaaaataaagatttttcattaataaatggCAGCCAACAGAAAATGTTAATCATTGCAGTTGTGGGAAAAGAAGTTTACCCACACCCAAGTTATCAGTAAGTGTAGTTGTGTTTTATTGGTTGTCTGACTGAACGCTAGCCAAGGGACAAACAGAAAATGTTCGAACTATTGAGTTCCAAAAAAATCGCTTATTATATGCATCGCGATTTGACACGtgccgattcgattacgattcataaaggttaaaaaaacgatgattttcactcataactttatgacaggacGCTCGTTGCCgaacaaaattcaagacacgtctgccgcccggacaccgttaacggacgcacgcacgcacaacgttatgatggatgctccaagttactgggagagagatttgctcctttttaaaagactggaaaataaatttgtgtatgacacAGGCAGGCACAAAATGTGcttaagttattttttagagcgagacgggaagagagatagtttgttgctccttgtctttcctaCTGTACagcttttaaggcatttcaattgaaaaatgtcctgagtgtgttgctaagacctgtgtgcgtctataagaggtgagtacatgaaccctcttgtactgtttagcctttatgttgttgtttttgagatgttaatagttagcgccgagcgctaagctaattagctaattcgctaacgtgtatttcatatgcagaacgtgtaaaaccatgattaagtaacatgcgaaatagtacagaaatttgTTGTTGCGGGAGAGAGGGGTTGAGAAGTGCGCGCGCTGTAATGAATGTGAcaagagcagttgtgatttccacctgtaacactgtgaaaacaaaatatattggttaaaagaagtctttttttctaaagacactttgtttgtgtccagaaaatgtggaattcattccaccagtgtaaattttattgaattgttgagggaaataagtactccctttaaaatggttaatgtttttgcactttcttgaaaaaaataaataaataaatcagcagctttttgttgtatgggcatgtttccattgaAGGAATTCACCCCTACCTATTCTCTTCACCATCTTTCCTGTTGAGTCATAatgatatttcaaataaataatggacataaatttgtttggctactttattaaacaGTACTGTACAATGCatcgatcatcgtcaatactgcGATCATCGTTCAAAAATCGAATCAGAGcatcctgaatcgtaatcaaatcgaatcgtgggatgcctaagatggcacactccTAATACACACGGATATGAAAGTTGCTGAAAATCCAAATGTTTACATGTCTCTGACATTTCTTTAAATTTAAACCATACAGTTAAAGTTTCTGAAAAGGTTCATCTGTAAAAATGAAGTGTTAGATGGCTGGATCATCTAAAGGAgaagaaagtaaaaaaaaaaatttaagttggTTGCACTTTGTTTGGTTGCAAAGTCGTTCTATAAACAAGCTAATAAGaaatctaccgtaatttcccgaatataacgcgcacttttttcccccaaaatcaacttgtaaaatcatggtgcccattataaacgggtacatggatggagacagaaatatatatatattacatatatatatatataaaccgattttttttaattgacatggccacgttgtgttgaagaaacgtatgcggcgacccgttgccgaccattacggtacgtgacgttaccattttgtttcggtaattctTCACtctatcggccgaatgatttcatctgtgttaaattctgtttttttcacttttcataaagcacagaatttagtttcttgaactcatttgagtcaacgtttattgcagctccgcaactaactcggaccataacaaacgtaacaacacacttcctgtgtgtgtccgtcaactatatctgtccgtcgggaaactcaaacccaaataacaatagttgctattgttactgtcgtgttgacagcgatgagctctcacggatttccgacttaaacgttctcactttcattttaccgtatcaatccatggaagaaacatttattcatcatgatgaaacgagcaagttatacagcagcctttaaaagaaaagtcacatctgttttgttttttcctagattctggtaaattggagaagttgtcaaatcatattattaatgtaaatattgtcagtttatggtaatgttttgaactaccaatgtgctatgcttgtgctgtgtttcatcagtcagtgaaatgacatttctgtatctgtacttgagctctgttttcttgtattcttctatttattggtgctaaaattagggtgcgcattataaacgggtacaataatttcccctagattttacaagtaaatttggggtgcgccttatacacgggtgcgccttacattcgggaaattacagtaaattgAATTAAAAGATCAAATGTGTTCCACATCACAATAAATACTATTTTAAAAATACCACTCACTTCTGAGCGGTAGTGTCATGTTAGTGCCAACCACTGACATCTTCTGTTACAATTTAAATCGAAAGTGGCAATTCATTGTGAGATGAAAGAGTAGCAATTAAACCCCGCCCCCGCCTGCTGTAATGACAGCAGCAGCTCACAAGTCACATATCCCACATTGTAAAACTGTTCAGATGCAGAGGTAAACTGCATCAAGACCAAAAGGATGTTCATGTTCAGTCATATCAGAAACAAATGCCATACGATAGTGGTCTTTGTTGGTTGGCGGCTTATTGTTGTAAAATATGATAGCTGACAATACAGCTCAAAATAGTGGAATAGGAGGAGGAGAAGCCAACGATAATGGTACATACCATGGTATAAAAAGCCACAATAAGAGAGACAATACGACTTGGCTCGACTGAGACAAATGACTGTAATTTTCCCTGCAGTAATTCGTTATGGTTCTGGTGGAAGTCTGTGATTGAGTTAGGGTTGGCATGAATAAGCTGATGATCTACACAAGATGGCAACAAGGAAGGTTACAGAGGAGCTCTGTGATTGATGGACCGTCTTGATCCTGATCCATGCTtgtgatagcaaaaaaaaaaaatcataggcgTCATCTTTTCAAGCTCACTCCCATTTATTTGTTATGTGCTTTCAAATTAATAACATTCACTCACTGTATAAAACATAATACAACAGAGATGTGTATTATGTATGTAGTATGTAAAGACGCAAGCTGTTGAATTCGTGTGCTGATGTGCGGCCGAGTGAGTGACACACTGTAGGGAACTTGAGTGGGTGCTCGTCTACGTGTGGGTGTGCAGCTTCTTGTCAgtgttttcattatgtttttgcATGTTCAAGTCCTTGTCCAGTGGAATAAACTTCTAAAAATGATTGATGACTGGGGTTCTCCTTGCCACAATAGCATGCAATGCTATAAACGTTGAGAAAAATCTCCATCAGCCCACAAAATTGAAGACTTATTTACTGAAAGTTTATacgacaactaaaataatcttAAATAGGATcattattggaattaaaatatAGCGCTCCGGCCGGCACCTCCAtcttagtgatgacgtcactggagtaacgatttcagcggATTTAACATTGAGCGTTGAGCTCTTTCTAGCGATATTGTCGATCCAGAGGAAGCCTGTAACATACAGCCATACATGTTTGAGTCGTtcttggaggaggaggaagattcaggaCGAGAAAACCGCAAGAGACATTTTTCACTTTCAAtaactttctattcattttgtggttttgttaactcattgcctgccattggcgGCGCTAGACGTTCAATTCATGTGGACTGGGAGGGGTCAAAATGACTCCCAGTCAACATtatttggatgtctagcaccgtcaataggTTAGATGTTGACTGGGAGGAGTCAACATGACTCCTAGTCAGCATTATTTGGATGTCtcacactgtcaatggcagctaacaagtgcccagaatgaaactaaaatatcaactaagttgtcaatttttgattgtcttgtgatttttttccttgttttggtgggggtttttttgtttgtatgtgtttttgtttgtttgtttgtttgtttgtttttgcagtttttcacgGTTTTGCCATTTTTTCTGCAGTTTTTGCGTTAGTTTTGCAGGGGTTTTTTTTGCCTATCAGTGCAATGTTTTGcattttccatgcattttttcaatCTTGCAAGACCGAACCGAAAAAGTcgacaggaaaaaaaaggtatatgtgcaaatatatataaatatatggatTACATAACGTGGGAAAACAGCAATTAAAAATGAGTCTCAACTTACTGTTAAGTGTCTATTTAGCTCGAGATGTGTATGTGCGGATCATGGCGGATGTGTACTGTAAATATTACTGAACAAATAGcaggtactgtatatacagtgtggtGTTAGTCTAAATACCATGTGACAGGCCAATAAATGCCAAGCTACAAATCCGAAAATTATACTACTGAGGTGAGGAAAACCTTAATCAGCTATgcccagtttttaaaaaaaaaaaaaaaaggcttggtTACCATTTAAgggttgtgtttgtgtgtgtctctATCTCCTGGCTTTGTTACAGCTCTTCTATGCAGACTATAACAACGTTGCACTGTCAGGAGAATGGAGGCTGAAGGCCTTTTCAGCTACCACATAGGACGATTTCTTTAGCATTTACCAAAAAtattcagccaatcaaacacaaGGCAAAATTTATTCACGAACAGACAGCAGAATAGAATAGGAATTTCATGTTGAACAGAACTAATACAAGAAACTAATGAATGACAATGTCACAAGTACTAGATAATAAAAATCCTGGATACCCTCTAATTATGATATGTGATAAATATACAGCTTggtaatgtttattcttgacacTATGGATGTACAAagggacaccccccccccccccccaacaagtTAACCGGGTTACGGTTTAATACCATGCTTTCATCAAATTACCTCAAGAATCAAGAACTAATGATAATATCTTATTTTTATAAAACAATTACTAAGGTTGCCAGCTGACAAGTGCTACCTGACTTTATAACTGTTATAACATATTCCATCCCTACAAAAAAGGGTGTGTTGTCCATTTTTGCACATAATCTGTGAAttaaaaatgtaagaaattcacaagtttgatgttttacgtttttttgcactttaataagtgctgctttttagttttagccaatagaacaaactttaactttcaaatgccgtGATAGAAAGAAGCCATTTTGTTTGTACCGAAGTACCAAACCGTGACTTTtagcgttacacccctaatacatACCCGTAAATACAGAAGTGTGGGCACCCCTGCCTTAGAGAAACCCCTTAGAAAAATATGCTGCTTTTTGTATGAACAGCTGCATGAGTCTTTAGGTGCTGAGAAGCATTCATGAGATCAGTGATCTTACTGTGTGTGCAGCTGTACAACTGGCAACGATGACACTATTGTGCCATTATCTACGTGGATCTGGCTTTGATGAGCAAACAGTTGCAAATTCTTCCACCACGCCGTGCACACTTTAAACACTCGTAGTACACATATATGCATGTTTACCCTTGCACAGCACAGAGCATTCCTATTTCGTCTAAAATGAAATCATCAAAATACAGTGTTGGGATGAGGGTATGGATTAATAGGAGATATAGGCTAGGTGCTTATAGCTAATAATTATAGGAGCTGGTGTTCCACAAGTGCCTTcgggcatagacttcattacctattgacctgacacattgtcattctttgcgtcacgccttttcattaagcttgagaacgataaaccgatacgaccggatatccggttttacaggtgagagatacagatgtatcgatagaaaagttaccattcgacagtaattagccattaaatattccatGAACCGATAGCAGAGATAGAATTCGcccatcgcgagcacaagaatcggcttctaatacctagttcaatgcattgcttaatatgataataatttagcttttacttcacacgcggctcttgtgtcattcaccacacagcgcacttagatcgagaccgcacgcatgatataatatggacaagcactaatCACAGTcggggttgcctcaacttcccatgcatttcggcagaaccgctactagtcgccgtcattacccgatcgtcacgcgcgtctcataacaacgcgagagctaaggaaaccactgtaacgcacgctccgtagcattttcttcacagcccaaaacgaaactagtagtggcaacgaagcaacatgctaaaacaatggacagtgtgatcaccgacgccagcgacgtgcagcgattgattttcaacgcacccaggaaaacaaaagtgctgcatataattaatatttttttatttttttgtttgtaagatgtttacgttgaaagtttgcacttaaattacttacctcttgtgttaaaaacaccaggaaatacattaattgaattactgcacttaatcgttgtctgtcactggagttttattttattatcaatcccatccaacaaaatgacagtcatatagtaagcctttttttttttttcataaaaaaataaaacataacattggtatgaaattttgttgtttaattttgctttattagaaatgtggtctttttatatgtttaaaatactgtacaaacaaacacaaaaaatatttactatcatatcgttttcactctatcgaaccgtatcgttcttatactgtatcgaatcgtatcgaatcgctcggccttaaaactatcattttttttaatcgaatcgtaacctgtgtatctagatactagggctgtcccaaacgactaattttctcccgattagtcagccgactatttttacgattagtcgactaatctaataatttaaaaaaaaaatttatgtattttgtttttgtttactaatttagctatgaaatttttgttgacgcttatcaattcacaaaaaacatattggaacacttaaattatttattaaagtacaaataaacacataaataataataaatcacaaataaacaattagttcaaatgctgatagaatttactagtgtagcatccctgattgaaaaggtggtctcttaaactgatggtttacaacttttattccatccttgatgtaatcacaccgtaagagctatggtgcacacaaataaaacaacacaattagaaattaacaaaaacttttcacctttttccttttaaaccttatttatatatcaatgaattgcctgaattgcctttaccttaatttattaccttatgattgacaatctctcccttgagtgcaatcactgtatatactgtatatatttatgaccttttaaccttatataattttctataccataaaataaaccataacatgaaataaacctttcagttagcattaaagacaatactaatagcacttataagcCCATTGTCAATcaaacattattattcagtaaggcgacagcaccctctggtgtacaaaaaatgaaaagaaaaaaaaaaattacaaacggtgacggcgcttgaggtgtttattcacggccgacgtgcagccaagcttggcattgaacagacaggacagaagagtgtaccctccgttgtttctttgaaataagtcaatgttttggacactctggtgcgctttttttggctttgtgccgctttccccgcttgcatacagagcatccgacattctgaactttccacgcatgtatttttttttaacccttcattaaccgtcgacgggatgttgtgctcgtcgacggatttacgtcatcgatgacgtcgactatgtcgactagtcgggacagctctactagatacatatcgaatcggcttcatgccagagattcccaaccctacttttcatagggggccgagcttctTCTAGTAAaggccgaagacggcacacactcatgtcggatttaagcttggatttttgaagaacaaccaagaatcgagactgttttaggtcagtagcagctttggttttgaaaatacttgaatttaaatttttgaaaataagGCGCCTACGAATCGACCCCGTTTCccctgtcatgtcaataggttatgaagtctatgctttggGGTATGTCGTTACTCATCAGCACAGCTCATGGCTTCAACTCCAGCAAACTCCACACATGAACCGCCAGCCACATAACCTAATCTTTCCTGGGTCATTTAATGTATCTTGATGTAATaaccacaaaataaaagctggaattCTGAACTTTTGTGTCATATTCATCTTTTCATCTGAAACCCAAATGTCTTcagtatacaaaaaaaaaaggatttaacTTGCTCTTCCAATACTTTTGGAGCACACAGTAtattcacacacatacattggactgccaaaaatgtattttaatagTCCACTAATCACTGAATATTTTAGGTATTAGTCGACTAACAGGATGGAATGTAAAACATTCTATCATACCACAGCAAAGTGACGagaattatatttttaaaaaattaatccacTCATCAAAAAAATTATTGATTAAACAACTATCAAAATATTCGTTGGTGGCAGAAATCTGATCAAACATTGGCACGTTATAAATTGCAGTTTAATTTTGGAGAAGTGGCGCTTCCACTCAGAGGTGTGTGCGCTGCAGCAGCAGTAGTGACTAACAAAATTAACATTGACACAAGCAGCAAGTGGCTCCTGGTTTCCtgtcgacttttttttttttaagaggacAGTGAAAAAGAAAGTGCATGTGTGTCCATGTGTGCGTGCGAGCAAGACAGAGAACTGAAAGCACCTGCTAGCAGGATGTAAATGGAACAATTTACCATTTATTTCAGCAAATCTAGCCTCTCTTTTATCTGTACTGCCACTGGGAACAAATGAAAGGTTAATATGTTCAAATGGCAAAGAAACACTACTTTGGAGTGGTCTCTTTTTCCTTCAGGACATACACTAGTCTCTCTTTGATCCCAATGActgctgattaaaaaaaaacaaccaaaagaaaaaaatacatttgtggCTTGGGTTATAGCCGCCATGGTGCGGGGTAGAGAGTTTCCATCGAGATAGATAAAAGAGAGACTACGCCAAGCACAGCAAACACAGGTAAGACATCAAATGCATCAGTCCAATAGGAACTCTTCAACAACGATCATCTGTAGCCTACTGAACTGATACTGAATCTGAAAATTTGGTTTTGAAGTATGTGGTTGTAAACAATGCAACCACAACACACTTGAAATGTAGTGAAATTCATGCTACACAATGCATAGTAGCCTAATCAAGCGCATAACAATAGAATTTTGTTGCAGTGcaagaataaaaagaaaaataatgaaaaaaagcaACATACATTTGATATTTATAATGCTATTATGTTGTATTTTATAAGGCAAACATGTCTGAAAAATGAGGCTTTTCTTTAAACCTGAATTATTTAAACATGTACTATAactatagtgctgcaacgattaatctattTACCCAATTCTAttggaaaaaagctttgaatcaaagttTGGTGCTTCAAGGTTTTGTTTAAttagagcagtacttctcaaatgtcaaaattctgaattagtctcaaaatcatgaaattttaggtgtatcaaatgtgatacatttggcaataaagggttaataaaaattatttttcactattaaatggtcaaaaaatgtctcgtgaatgtatttttacagattggatgtgactttttttttttttttttttttaattcaggcaaagtgaTGCTCTAAGTCTTTTCTATACTCTATTGTAAGTTGAGCtatatcagtacttctcaaatagtggggcgcgcccccctgggggggcgcagagcgatgccagggggggcgcatgtgacctcggggaacatgttttttttttttttttttttttttgccgtactggaataaagtgtacttgcacatccactcagtaggtggcagtggcgctctcattttcagagtgcgcgcagtatttttgaactaaggaagagcactcagcacacacagacaacagatatgaagagcagtgtgccaccgccgttttcgaaagccgtttcccgaccggactcactcacgcagcgactcactgtcttgtccggttctcacgtcgccgcccgagaagtgccattttcggcttgagatcgtcacgacgaccgccctcacctacggttctacctcggccgccgtgaatgcgcttttttcgtgccgtttgccttttagctttgacttttaatacagtgggtgatgatgaaagaccactgtttactgtgtctaaaaataattatagcagacagccagaagccaaatcaattaagacgccacttaaagacattagaccccaa from Corythoichthys intestinalis isolate RoL2023-P3 chromosome 10, ASM3026506v1, whole genome shotgun sequence encodes the following:
- the pdzd8 gene encoding PDZ domain-containing protein 8; translation: MIYLILISAFSGAVLTLILQFLLIYRRSPEPIERTEQYAKVVPDNALKDYFNTQHVDPGQLQQQDSTTFSGSKQQEAATTRQQEATTVTGGSPKQQQSPPAHSDSVDADKPESCHFLNAIFLFLFRELRDTPVVRHWLTKKIKVEFEELLQTKTAGRLLEGLSLRDISLGNSLPVFKTAKLMKPVHLNEDGMPEELNFEVDIEYNGGFHLAIDVELVFWKSAYLFVKMRRVVGKLRLQFTRVPFTHWSFSFLEDPLVDFEVKSQFEGRPLPQLTSIIVNQLKRVIKKKHTLPNYKIRYKPFFPFQVQPPLGSTSDLELSVQESRLVEGRLKVTLIDCSRLFILGSYDRETYVHCTIELSSHQWKEKTRSSIKRTEVIKGQCGSVGMTFRHVPASEGDAVHVSIETVTPNSPAALADLQRGDRLIAIGGVKVTSSVQVPKLLKQAGDRVVVLYERPVRHQTPSLGSLGTLQEGFGQMEEPGFISQPGGYEEDPAPITTLSDIADSKDMDSEFEELIVDSKPSQNVGPISSSDTKDDFLLTVSQSPKKTVANLASKPIGSISPILNRKLNLVGLQSPLKPQPKESPKSSRQKANNDSGDSLQRPAIPPPPPPSCPPVPPRPQIRLSSASSETIFTETVDSAANTTPTTCTVTTTISASEKSPEKAPLTGTNDDMAGTDKSGVKPTEGKSTRPSESSDDVSISSFPGNKGDQAKDKVSESSCSTRDSLEEHSFWESPESMFRNQTTRWPKASVVFEVESNHKYLNVALWCKDPFKLGSLLCLGHVSLQLEHVALECLATSSAEYQSTFRLGPPEPRANVSRTALRSLSTHKGFNEKLCYGDVTLNFCYLTGDELDYPGQTEREREGSLHDEDIRERERENISAAPRDDLAYGSMQLVEVRHNFQDTQFQNPTWCEYCKKKVWTKAASQCMICAYVCHKKCQEKCLAENPLCVAATERRGADPEAKSTINRATTGLTRHIINTSSRLLNLRQAPKTRLVEQVVDAVPGAVDPSPKHTPNTSDNESSDTETYTSGASPSKQPSGSGGSSKLVRKEGGLDDSVFIAVKEIGRDLYRGLPTDERSQKLELMLDKLQQEIDQELEHNNALLIEERETSDPRRKVLIASALSKSGERLQALTLLMIHYRAGIEDLESVESTSPSEQQCFKGKGDSLEEEALMGAEVYDSDICSPVELQLLDDITEEQICVEALH